One genomic window of Vidua macroura isolate BioBank_ID:100142 chromosome 16, ASM2450914v1, whole genome shotgun sequence includes the following:
- the STUB1 gene encoding E3 ubiquitin-protein ligase CHIP: MKGKEEREGGAAGPGAAGPGAGGAGGGSPEKSHSAQEHKEQGNRLFGGRKYPEAAACYGRAINRNPLVAVYYTNRALCYLKMQQHDKALADCKRALELDGQSVKAHFFLGQCQMEMENYDEAIANLQRAYNLAKEQRLNFGDDIPSALRIAKKKRWNSIEEKRINQENELHSHLTKLIVAEKERELAECRKTQQEENTDESRSRVQLASIEAKHDKYLADMDELFSQVDEKRKKRDIPDYLCGKISFELMREPCITPSGITYDRKDIEEHLQRVGHFDPVTRSPLTQDQLIPNLAMKEVIDAFISENGWVEDY, translated from the exons ATGAAGGGCAAGGAGGAGCGCgagggcggcgcggcggggcccggcgcggcggggccgggcgcggggggcgcgggcggcggcagCCCCGAGAAGAGCCACAGCGCGCAGGAGCACAAGGAGCAGGGGAACCGGCTCTTCGGCGGCCGCAAGTACCCCGAGGCCGCCGCCTGCTACGGCCGCGCCATC AACCGGAACCCCTTGGTGGCCGTGTACTACACCAACCGGGCCCTGTGCTACCTGAAGATGCAGCAGCACGACAAGGCGCTGGCCGACTGCAAGCGGGCGCTGGAGCTGGACGGGCAGTCCGTGAAGGCTCACTTCTTCCTGGGCCAGTGCCAGATGGAGATGGAAAACTACGACGAGGCCATCGCCAACCTGCAGAGAG CCTACAACCTCGCCAAGGAGCAGCGGCTGAATTTCGGGGACGACATCCCCAGTGCGCTGCGCATCGCCAAGAAGAAACGCTGGAACAGCATCGAGGAGAAGCGCATCAACCAGGAGAACGAGCTGCACTCCCACCTGACCAAGCTGATTGTGGCCGAGAAGGAGAG GGAGCTGGCGGAGTGCCGAAAGActcagcaggaggaaaacacaGACGAGAGCCGGAGCCGTGTTCAGCTGGCCAGCATCGAGGCCAAACAC gacaaataCCTGGCAGACATGGACGAGCTCTTCTCTCAAGTGGATGAGAAGAGGAAG AAGCGGGACATCCCTGACTACCTGTGTGGGAAGATCAGTTTTGAGCTGATGAGAGAGCCCTGCATCACGCCCAGCGGGATCACCTACgacaggaaggacattgaggagCATCTCCAG CGCGTGGGGCATTTCGACCCGGTGACGCGGAGTCCGCTGACCCAGGACCAGCTGATCCCCAACCTCGCCATGAAGGAGGTGATAGACGCGTTCATCTCGGAGAACGGCTGGGTGGAGGATTACTGA
- the RHBDL1 gene encoding rhomboid-related protein 1, giving the protein MDRSSLLQLIQEQLDPENTGFIGVETFASLVHSHELPLDPAKLDMLVALAQGNDEGQVCYQELVDLISSKRSSSFKRAIANGQRALPRDVLLDETGLGIYKRFVRYVAYEILPCEMDRRWYFYQHRTCPPPVFMAAVTLTQIIVFLCYGARLNKWVLQTYHPEYMKSPLVYHPGHRARAWRFLTYMFMHVGLEQLGFNALLQLMIGVPLEMVHGILRISFLYLAGVLAGSLTVSITDMRAPLVGGSGGVYALCSAHLANVVMNWAGMRCPYKLLRMVLALVCMSSEVGRAVWLRFSPPLPASGPQPSFMAHLAGAIVGISMGLTILRSYEESLQDQCGWWVLLLSYGTFLLFAVFWNIFAYDLLGAQIPPPP; this is encoded by the exons ATGGACAggagctccctgctgcagctcatccAGGAGCAG CTCGACCCCGAAAACACCGGCTTCATCGGCGTGGAGACGTTCGCCAGCCTGGTGCACAGCCATGAGCTGCCCCTGGACCCCGCCAAGCTCGACATGCtggtggccctggcacagggcaacGACGAGGGGCAGGTCTGCTACCAGGAGCTGGTAGACCTG ATCAGCAGCAAGCGCTCCAGCAGCTTCAAGCGCGCCATCGCCAACGGGCAGCGGGCGCTGCCCCGCGACGTCCTGCTGGACGAGACCGGCCTCGGCATCTACAAACGCTTCGTCCGCTACGTGGCCTACGAGATCCTGCCCTGCGAGATGGACCGGCGCTGGTACTTCTACCAGCACCGCACCTGCCCGCCCCCCGTCTTCATGGCAGCCGTCACCCTCACCCAG ATCATCGTGTTCCTGTGCTACGGGGCCCGGCTGAACAAGTGGGTGCTGCAGACCTACCACCCCGAGTACATGAAGAGCCCCCTGGTCTATCACCCCGGGCACCGGGCGCGCGCCTGGCGCTTCCTCACCTACATGTTCATGCACGTGGG gctggagcagctggggttCAACGCCCTCCTGCAGCTGATGATCGGGGTGCCCCTGGAGATGGTGCACGGCATCCTGCGCATCAGCTTCCTCTACCTGGCCGGGGTCCTGGCAG GCTCCCTCACCGTCTCCATCACGGACATGAGAGCCCCCCTGGTCGGGGGCTCAGGGGGGGTCTAcgccctctgctctgctcacctcGCCAACGTCGTCATG AACTGGGCCGGGATGCGCTGTCCCTACAAGCTGCTGCGGATGGTGCTGGCGCTGGTGTGCA TGAGCTCCGAGGTCGGTCGCGCCGTCTGGCTCCGCTTCTCGCCGCCGCTGCCGGCCTCGGGCCCGCAGCCCAGCTTCATGGCGCACCTGGCGGGGGCCATCGTGGGCATCAGCATGGGGCTGACCATCCTACGCAGCTACGAGGAGAGCCTGCAGGACCAGTGCGgctggtgggtgctgctgctgtcctaCGGCACCTTCCTGCTCTTCGCCGTCTTCTGGAATATCTTCGCCTACGACCTGCTGGGGGCACAGATCCCCCCCCCGCCGTAG